The following are encoded in a window of Tessaracoccus flavescens genomic DNA:
- a CDS encoding MarC family protein: MEVMISAAMTFLLVMDPLGNVPLFLTSLRNTKAERRQWVILRECLIALVIMVTFLFLGKSLLNLLHIEESALKAAGGVILLLIAIRMVFPTPEKNLAEPVTHDEPFIVPLAVPYVAGPSLLAVIVVFVSQDAGNWPWYLGGLVISWLVTTVTLYFSGFLQRVVGTRALVAVERLMGMILVLLAVQMMFDGTKAFFVG, translated from the coding sequence ATGGAAGTGATGATCTCAGCAGCGATGACGTTCCTGCTGGTCATGGACCCGCTCGGCAACGTGCCGCTGTTTCTCACCTCCCTGCGCAACACGAAGGCCGAGCGTCGCCAGTGGGTGATCCTCCGCGAATGCCTGATCGCGCTGGTGATCATGGTGACGTTCCTGTTCCTCGGGAAGTCCCTGCTGAACCTGCTCCACATCGAGGAGTCGGCCCTCAAGGCGGCGGGCGGTGTGATCCTGCTGCTGATCGCCATCCGCATGGTCTTCCCCACCCCGGAGAAGAACCTCGCCGAGCCCGTCACCCACGACGAGCCCTTCATCGTCCCACTCGCCGTGCCCTACGTCGCCGGCCCGTCGCTGCTCGCGGTGATCGTGGTCTTCGTGAGCCAGGACGCGGGCAACTGGCCGTGGTATCTGGGCGGCCTGGTGATCTCCTGGCTGGTCACGACCGTGACGCTCTACTTCTCCGGCTTCCTGCAACGCGTCGTCGGCACCCGCGCCCTTGTCGCCGTCGAGCGTCTGATGGGCATGATCCTCGTGCTGCTCGCCGTCCAGATGATGTTCGACGGAACGAAGGCGTTCTTCGTCGGCTGA
- the rfbB gene encoding dTDP-glucose 4,6-dehydratase, which produces MASFLVTGGAGFVGGNFVRSLLRRRDDNVTVLDALTYAANRSTLDSLPRERFRLVEGSVCDEELVHRMVADHDVVVHFAAQSHNDNSLADPAPFVETNLVGTFRILEAVRRHERRYHHVSTDEVYGDLAVDQARFTEASPYAPSSPYSATKAGSDHLVRAWVRSYGIRATISNCSNNYGPFQHVEKFIPRQITNLIDGVRPVLYGSGDNVRDWIHVDDHTDAVLAIIERGRIGETYLIGADGERSNREVIELILAAMRRPVDAYDLVADRPGHDLRYAIDWSKLRDELGWRPRHGDFARGLQETISWYRDNESWWRPTKAATEARYASE; this is translated from the coding sequence ATGGCATCGTTCCTCGTCACCGGCGGAGCCGGGTTCGTCGGGGGCAACTTCGTGCGTTCGCTGCTGCGACGGCGCGACGACAACGTCACCGTCCTGGACGCCCTGACCTACGCGGCCAACCGGTCGACGCTGGATTCTCTTCCGCGGGAGCGGTTCCGCCTGGTCGAGGGGTCGGTCTGCGACGAGGAGTTGGTCCACCGAATGGTCGCAGACCACGACGTCGTGGTGCACTTCGCTGCCCAGTCGCACAACGACAACTCACTTGCGGATCCCGCTCCCTTCGTGGAGACGAATCTGGTCGGTACCTTCCGGATCCTTGAGGCCGTGCGCAGGCATGAGCGCCGCTACCACCACGTCTCCACCGACGAGGTCTACGGGGACCTCGCCGTGGATCAGGCACGGTTCACGGAGGCGTCACCGTATGCGCCGTCGAGCCCCTACTCGGCGACGAAGGCCGGCTCCGACCACCTCGTCCGGGCATGGGTGCGCAGCTACGGCATCCGCGCCACGATCAGCAACTGCTCCAACAACTACGGCCCGTTCCAGCACGTCGAGAAGTTCATCCCGCGGCAGATCACCAACCTCATCGACGGCGTCCGGCCCGTCCTCTACGGGTCGGGGGACAACGTGCGCGACTGGATCCACGTCGACGACCACACCGACGCCGTGCTCGCCATCATCGAGCGGGGCAGGATCGGCGAGACCTACCTGATCGGGGCCGACGGCGAGCGCAGCAACCGGGAGGTCATCGAGCTGATCCTCGCCGCCATGCGTCGGCCCGTTGACGCCTACGACCTGGTGGCCGACCGCCCAGGCCACGACCTGCGCTACGCGATCGACTGGTCGAAGCTGCGTGACGAGCTCGGCTGGCGTCCCAGGCACGGCGACTTCGCCCGTGGCCTCCAGGAGACGATCAGTTGGTACCGCGACAACGAGTCCTGGTGGCGCCCGACGAAGGCGGCGACGGAGGCGCGCTACGCCTCCGAGTGA
- a CDS encoding FAD-binding and (Fe-S)-binding domain-containing protein translates to MSVTTSRAHLDPTNQAGVQALRAALGDDAVSTRELDRIALAIDASHYIHTPDAIMRASNADEVATAMTVARQVGWPLTFRAGGSSLSGQVMSMGLTVDVRRHFREIEVLDGGQRVRVQPGATIRQVNGALARYKRKLGPDPASEIACTIGGLVANNSSGMTCGTEKNTYRTLDSMTLVLPSGTVIDTAAPDADDELRRREPALVEVLERVRDQLRRPDLKSDLERRYAIKNTMGYGLNSFIDHDRPVKILEHLMIGSEGTLGFVAEAVFRTLPLPAKTATGLLLFDTLEAATTALPHLVYSGADVVELIDAASIRAMGEDAKDVLPAGFVATQQASLLVEYQADDEAGIQERIARGNATFSDLGGLASTPEMTQDPKRRNQMWVMRKGLYTKVARNRPKGTAALLEDVAVPMETLGGVCADLQVLFDQHNYADAVIFGHAKDGNIHFLVTEDFAGPESLKRYEDFTEDMVQLILDNQGTLKAEHGTGRIMAPFVQRQYGDELYRAMWDVKLACDPDQILNPGSVLTEDPELHLKNIKATSPVREVIDDCVECGYCEPVCPSQHLTTTPRQRIVVQRAIDEAKAVGDTELADKLFKQETYDVVQTCAVDGMCSTACPVQINTGDLIRDLRKERQNPVLDFGWDVAAKHWAGVLRIASTGLTVVDHVPTPLVRGALGVARAVVGTDIVPTLSGELPRGGPVRTAQAANDPAAIFMPACVGTMFGSDHACGTGVAGAVRQLAAAAGIQLSTPEGIKALCCGTPWKSKGLAKGYETMTNKVAEWAVAATDNGKLDLVCDNVSCTEGVEVALKHRGISTIRVVDATQWVAENVAPKLPPVTKAASAVLHPTCSSTLMGVNDHLTFLAGLVADEVIIPEGWGCCAFAGDRGLLHEELTATATKDEARHAKEADAELYLSLNRTCELGMTRATGKTYTHVLEELAARVVAASTGN, encoded by the coding sequence ATGTCGGTCACCACCTCCCGAGCCCACCTAGACCCGACGAACCAGGCCGGAGTCCAAGCGCTCCGCGCCGCTCTCGGCGACGACGCCGTCAGCACGCGCGAACTCGACCGGATCGCCCTCGCGATCGACGCCTCGCACTACATCCACACGCCCGACGCGATCATGCGTGCGAGCAACGCCGACGAGGTCGCCACCGCGATGACGGTCGCGCGTCAGGTGGGCTGGCCGCTGACCTTCCGCGCCGGAGGGTCCAGCCTCTCGGGGCAGGTGATGTCGATGGGGCTGACCGTCGACGTGCGCCGCCACTTCCGCGAGATCGAGGTCCTCGACGGCGGACAGCGGGTCCGCGTGCAGCCCGGCGCGACCATCCGTCAGGTCAACGGGGCCCTTGCCAGGTACAAGCGAAAGCTCGGCCCCGATCCGGCCTCCGAGATCGCCTGCACCATCGGAGGGCTCGTCGCCAACAACTCCTCGGGCATGACCTGCGGCACGGAGAAGAACACCTACCGCACGCTCGACTCGATGACCCTCGTGCTGCCCTCGGGCACCGTCATCGACACCGCCGCCCCCGACGCGGACGACGAGCTTCGCCGCCGCGAGCCGGCGCTCGTCGAGGTGCTCGAGCGGGTCCGCGACCAGCTGCGTCGCCCCGACCTGAAGAGCGACCTCGAGCGCCGCTACGCGATCAAGAACACGATGGGCTACGGCCTCAACTCGTTCATCGACCACGACCGCCCCGTCAAGATCCTCGAGCATCTGATGATCGGCTCCGAGGGCACACTCGGGTTCGTCGCCGAGGCCGTGTTCCGTACCCTGCCGCTGCCTGCGAAGACCGCGACCGGTCTGCTGCTGTTCGACACACTCGAGGCGGCCACGACGGCGCTGCCGCACCTCGTCTACTCGGGCGCCGACGTCGTCGAACTGATCGACGCGGCCTCGATCAGGGCCATGGGCGAAGACGCGAAGGACGTGCTTCCCGCCGGCTTCGTCGCCACTCAGCAGGCCTCCCTCCTCGTCGAGTACCAGGCCGACGACGAGGCGGGCATCCAGGAGCGGATCGCCAGAGGCAACGCGACCTTCTCCGACCTCGGCGGGCTGGCCTCGACACCCGAGATGACGCAGGACCCGAAGCGCCGCAACCAGATGTGGGTGATGCGCAAGGGCCTCTACACGAAGGTCGCCCGGAACCGCCCGAAGGGGACGGCCGCGCTGCTCGAGGACGTCGCCGTCCCGATGGAGACCCTCGGTGGCGTCTGCGCCGACCTGCAGGTGCTCTTCGATCAGCACAACTACGCCGACGCCGTCATCTTCGGCCATGCAAAGGACGGCAACATCCACTTCCTGGTCACCGAGGACTTCGCCGGCCCAGAGTCGCTGAAGCGCTACGAGGACTTCACCGAGGACATGGTCCAGCTCATCCTCGACAACCAGGGCACCCTGAAGGCCGAACACGGCACCGGCCGGATCATGGCCCCGTTCGTGCAACGCCAGTACGGCGACGAGCTGTACCGGGCGATGTGGGACGTCAAGCTCGCCTGCGACCCGGACCAGATCCTGAACCCCGGCTCGGTGCTCACCGAGGATCCGGAGCTGCACCTGAAGAACATCAAGGCCACCTCCCCGGTCCGCGAGGTGATCGACGACTGTGTCGAGTGCGGCTACTGCGAGCCGGTGTGCCCGAGCCAGCACCTCACCACGACCCCGCGCCAGCGAATCGTCGTCCAGCGCGCGATCGACGAGGCGAAGGCGGTCGGCGACACCGAACTGGCGGACAAGCTGTTCAAGCAGGAGACCTACGACGTCGTCCAGACCTGCGCCGTCGACGGCATGTGCTCGACCGCATGCCCGGTCCAGATCAACACCGGCGACCTGATCCGCGACCTGCGCAAGGAGCGCCAGAACCCCGTCCTCGACTTCGGCTGGGACGTCGCCGCCAAGCACTGGGCTGGGGTGCTGCGGATCGCCTCGACGGGCTTGACCGTCGTCGACCACGTCCCGACGCCGCTCGTGCGCGGGGCGCTGGGCGTGGCCCGCGCAGTCGTCGGCACCGACATCGTCCCGACCCTCTCCGGGGAACTGCCCAGAGGCGGCCCCGTCCGCACCGCGCAGGCGGCCAACGACCCCGCAGCGATCTTCATGCCCGCCTGCGTCGGCACCATGTTCGGTAGCGACCATGCCTGCGGAACCGGGGTCGCGGGGGCCGTGCGCCAACTGGCCGCCGCCGCCGGGATCCAGCTGAGTACGCCGGAGGGCATCAAGGCGCTCTGCTGTGGTACGCCGTGGAAGTCGAAGGGCCTCGCAAAGGGCTACGAGACGATGACGAACAAGGTCGCCGAATGGGCGGTCGCGGCCACAGACAACGGCAAGCTCGACCTCGTGTGCGACAACGTCTCGTGCACCGAGGGCGTCGAGGTGGCGTTGAAGCACCGCGGCATCAGCACCATCCGCGTCGTGGACGCGACCCAGTGGGTGGCGGAGAACGTCGCGCCGAAGCTACCTCCGGTGACGAAGGCCGCCTCGGCGGTCCTCCACCCGACCTGCTCCTCGACGCTGATGGGCGTCAACGACCACCTCACTTTCCTCGCCGGCCTCGTCGCCGACGAAGTCATCATCCCCGAGGGCTGGGGCTGCTGCGCGTTCGCGGGCGACCGCGGCCTGCTGCACGAGGAGCTGACCGCCACCGCGACCAAGGACGAGGCGCGTCACGCCAAGGAGGCCGACGCCGAGCTGTACCTGTCGCTCAACCGCACCTGCGAGCTGGGCATGACGAGGGCGACAGGCAAGACCTACACCCACGTCCTCGAGGAGCTGGCGGCCCGCGTGGTCGCGGCGAGCACCGGCAACTGA
- a CDS encoding carbon-nitrogen hydrolase family protein, which yields MRIALAQLGSTTDPQANLVLVRDAVATAAAEGAELVVFPEATMCSFSRRSSEVDEAFDGPWAESVRLIARESGVTVIVGMFTTADDGRVHNTLLVTGEAEVRYDKMHLFDALGYTESRHIAPGHDLVSLPLGDARLGLATCYDIRFPDQFTSLARGGASVIAVCASWAPGPGKVHQWRTLATARAMDSTSYVVAVDQAADGDPDEPGLPTGVGHSMVVDPTGRILLELGTGPEVALIDLDAELVAETRRALPLLGH from the coding sequence ATGCGCATTGCCCTCGCCCAGCTCGGCTCGACAACGGACCCGCAGGCCAACCTCGTGCTAGTCCGGGACGCCGTGGCGACGGCGGCCGCCGAGGGGGCGGAACTCGTCGTGTTCCCCGAGGCGACCATGTGTTCCTTCTCGCGCCGCTCCTCGGAGGTGGACGAGGCCTTCGACGGACCCTGGGCGGAGTCGGTCCGTCTGATCGCTCGCGAGTCGGGAGTCACCGTGATCGTCGGGATGTTCACCACGGCCGACGACGGCCGCGTGCACAACACCCTGCTCGTCACCGGCGAGGCCGAGGTGCGCTACGACAAGATGCACCTCTTCGACGCCCTCGGCTACACGGAATCGAGGCACATCGCCCCAGGGCACGACCTCGTCTCGCTCCCCCTCGGAGACGCCAGGCTCGGCCTTGCCACCTGTTACGACATCCGCTTCCCCGACCAGTTCACGTCCCTCGCACGGGGCGGCGCGTCCGTCATCGCCGTGTGCGCCTCGTGGGCACCCGGCCCGGGGAAGGTGCACCAGTGGAGGACGCTGGCCACGGCCAGGGCGATGGACTCGACCTCGTACGTGGTGGCGGTGGACCAGGCCGCCGACGGTGACCCCGACGAGCCGGGACTGCCGACCGGCGTCGGGCATTCGATGGTGGTGGACCCGACCGGTCGCATCCTGCTCGAACTCGGCACCGGGCCCGAGGTGGCGTTGATCGACCTCGATGCCGAGCTCGTGGCTGAGACCCGCAGGGCCCTCCCCCTGCTCGGTCACTGA
- a CDS encoding pyridoxal phosphate-dependent aminotransferase, giving the protein MTAPSAAVARLQPFGGTIFAEITELARAYDAVNLGQGFPDWDGPARMLEVAREAIASGVNQYPPGRGTADLRSAICEDRAESFDLEYDPASEALVTAGATEAIAATMLGLVEPGSEVILIEPYYDSYAAAVAMAGARRVSVPLVRDAAGFVLDVDALRAAVTDRTAMIVVNTPHNPTGHVFGPEELAAIAELAVERDLLVLSDEVYERLTFDAPHVPIASLPGMASRTVTVSSAGKTFNVTGWKIGWALASQPLLDGVLAAKQFLTFAGGSPFQPAVAHALRHEQEWVADLRASLRVKRDRLTSALAATGLAPFRSEGTYFVCADADGFDAAELCRDLPRERGVAAIPVTAFVDDPEPWRSTLRFAFCKRDEVLDEGVRRLAAQ; this is encoded by the coding sequence ATGACAGCCCCATCGGCCGCAGTGGCGCGGTTGCAGCCCTTCGGCGGCACCATCTTCGCCGAGATCACCGAGCTCGCCCGCGCCTACGACGCCGTCAACCTCGGCCAGGGCTTCCCCGACTGGGACGGCCCCGCCAGGATGCTCGAGGTCGCGCGCGAGGCCATCGCCTCGGGGGTCAACCAGTACCCGCCGGGGCGAGGCACCGCCGATCTCCGTTCGGCGATCTGTGAGGATCGGGCCGAGTCCTTCGACCTCGAGTACGATCCGGCCTCCGAGGCGCTGGTCACCGCTGGGGCGACCGAGGCCATCGCGGCCACCATGCTCGGCCTCGTCGAGCCCGGCAGCGAGGTCATCCTGATCGAGCCCTACTACGACTCCTACGCGGCCGCGGTCGCGATGGCCGGGGCGCGTCGGGTCAGCGTCCCGCTCGTGCGCGACGCCGCCGGGTTCGTGCTCGACGTCGACGCCCTGCGCGCCGCGGTCACCGACCGCACGGCCATGATCGTGGTCAACACGCCGCACAACCCGACCGGCCACGTCTTCGGCCCGGAAGAGCTCGCCGCCATCGCCGAGCTCGCCGTCGAACGCGACCTGCTCGTCCTCTCCGACGAGGTGTACGAGCGGCTCACCTTCGACGCGCCGCACGTTCCCATCGCCAGCCTGCCCGGCATGGCCTCACGCACGGTCACCGTCAGCAGTGCGGGCAAGACCTTCAACGTCACCGGCTGGAAGATCGGCTGGGCGCTCGCCAGCCAGCCCCTGCTCGACGGCGTGCTCGCGGCCAAGCAGTTCCTCACGTTCGCGGGCGGCTCACCCTTTCAACCAGCCGTGGCGCACGCGCTGCGCCACGAGCAGGAGTGGGTCGCCGACCTGCGCGCCTCCCTGCGGGTCAAGCGGGACCGGCTGACCTCCGCGCTCGCCGCCACCGGGCTGGCGCCCTTCCGCTCCGAGGGAACCTACTTCGTCTGCGCGGACGCCGACGGGTTCGACGCGGCCGAGCTGTGCCGCGACCTTCCCCGGGAGCGGGGCGTCGCGGCCATCCCCGTCACCGCCTTCGTCGACGACCCCGAACCCTGGCGCTCAACGCTGCGGTTCGCGTTCTGCAAGCGCGACGAGGTGCTGGACGAGGGGGTGCGCCGGCTGGCGGCTCAGTGA
- a CDS encoding SPFH domain-containing protein — MTQNSVPVDESSIAGEAAGRPVGHEGTRVNVEERTAWSMSGALALLLAVALLAFGIWGIVRAALQDDAGEPVNVWLTAASVLAMLVMLVILSSLTVVSPGDTKVTQFFGRYLGTIRKQGLLLTVPLTTKKKVSVKVRNFETNELKVNDADGNPVNIAAIVVWQVADTAKSVFAVEAYENFVTVQAESALRHVASSHPYDFADPGEESLRGSTDLVSRELAEEVAARIAIAGLEVVETRISSLAYAPEIAHAMLQRQQASAVLSARSKIVEGAVGMVEQALARLEEDDVVQLDDERKAAMVSNLLVVLCSDSRSTPVINTGTLYG; from the coding sequence ATGACCCAGAACTCCGTCCCCGTCGATGAGTCCTCCATCGCAGGAGAGGCCGCCGGTCGGCCGGTCGGCCACGAGGGGACCCGCGTCAACGTCGAGGAACGCACGGCCTGGTCCATGTCGGGCGCGCTGGCGCTGCTGCTCGCAGTCGCACTGCTCGCATTCGGCATCTGGGGGATCGTCAGGGCTGCGCTGCAGGACGACGCAGGCGAACCGGTCAACGTGTGGCTCACCGCCGCGTCGGTGCTCGCAATGCTGGTGATGCTCGTGATCCTCTCGTCGCTCACGGTCGTCTCGCCGGGCGACACGAAGGTGACACAGTTCTTCGGGCGCTACCTCGGCACCATCCGCAAGCAGGGCCTGCTGCTCACCGTTCCGCTGACCACCAAGAAGAAGGTGTCGGTGAAGGTGCGCAACTTCGAGACCAACGAACTCAAGGTCAACGACGCGGACGGCAACCCGGTCAACATCGCGGCGATCGTCGTGTGGCAGGTGGCCGACACCGCGAAGTCGGTGTTCGCCGTCGAGGCCTATGAGAACTTCGTGACGGTGCAGGCCGAGTCGGCTCTGCGGCACGTCGCCTCGTCGCACCCGTACGACTTCGCCGACCCGGGCGAGGAGAGCCTGCGTGGCTCGACCGACCTGGTCTCGCGTGAGCTGGCGGAGGAGGTTGCGGCCCGGATCGCGATCGCGGGCCTCGAGGTGGTCGAGACCCGCATCTCGTCGCTGGCCTACGCACCGGAGATCGCCCACGCGATGCTGCAGCGGCAGCAGGCCTCCGCCGTGCTTTCGGCCCGCAGCAAGATCGTCGAGGGGGCTGTCGGGATGGTCGAGCAGGCCCTCGCCCGGCTCGAGGAGGACGACGTCGTCCAGCTCGACGACGAGCGAAAGGCGGCCATGGTCTCCAACCTGCTCGTGGTGCTGTGTTCCGACTCCCGCTCGACACCGGTGATCAATACAGGGACGCTATACGGGTGA
- a CDS encoding GTP pyrophosphokinase, translated as MADPAPTLPPMIRDYLEASDNDAELSIRMLQADMAKFRLEYSCGMDEVATKINILRQEFDQTHQYKPIEHVKTRLKSMESLLDKVTRTDCPRSFDAIRERIRDIAGIRVVCTFVEDTYRVAEILLQQPDITLLQKKDYIVNPKGNGYQSLHLIVSVPVFLSDRSIQVPVEVQIRTIAMDFWASIEHQIHYKYAGQVPTHLQENLRDVARVASSLDRQMGDLRAEVRSLERLPADARDAATP; from the coding sequence ATGGCTGACCCCGCGCCCACGCTGCCGCCGATGATCCGTGATTACCTGGAGGCGTCGGACAACGACGCGGAGCTGTCGATCCGCATGCTGCAGGCCGACATGGCGAAGTTCCGGCTCGAGTACTCGTGCGGAATGGACGAGGTCGCGACCAAGATCAACATCCTGCGCCAGGAGTTCGACCAGACGCACCAGTACAAGCCCATCGAGCACGTCAAGACCCGGCTGAAGTCCATGGAGTCGCTGCTCGACAAGGTGACCCGCACCGACTGCCCCCGCAGCTTCGACGCCATCCGCGAGCGGATCCGCGACATCGCGGGCATCCGCGTCGTGTGCACCTTCGTCGAGGACACCTATCGCGTCGCGGAGATCCTGCTCCAGCAGCCCGATATCACGCTGCTGCAGAAGAAGGACTACATCGTCAACCCGAAGGGCAACGGGTACCAGAGCCTGCATCTGATCGTCTCGGTGCCGGTCTTCCTGTCCGACCGCTCCATCCAGGTGCCGGTCGAGGTGCAGATCCGCACCATCGCGATGGACTTCTGGGCGAGCATCGAGCACCAGATCCACTACAAGTACGCCGGCCAGGTCCCGACCCACCTGCAGGAAAACCTGCGCGACGTCGCCCGGGTCGCCTCCTCGCTCGACCGGCAGATGGGTGATCTGCGGGCAGAGGTGAGGTCGCTCGAGCGCCTGCCTGCCGACGCCCGGGACGCCGCGACGCCTTAG
- a CDS encoding helix-turn-helix transcriptional regulator — MRADRLIRLLMLLQRHRRAKASWLAERLEVSERTVLRDMQALSASGVPVFTEQGRGGGCVLVEGYTTQASGLTTGEAQALFAWATRETATDLGLGADLAGALAKIAATAPSDAVAGAEAMADVVAADRRSWYGAKETLTALPALRQALAAHRRLRIRYTSAESAAPRARTLDPIGLVDNAGRWYLVAEHRGRVRTYRVSRVAEVEVLRQRAEPHERRPVLEVWRELRSALESQTGSTGIEVLVDPDEAPRLRRLLSMQLVAGGVIVETQEGDGRLRWRLPVRQTDVIAAMAVLAAPSLTLVEPAWLRGDVVAAAERATRHYS, encoded by the coding sequence ATGCGAGCCGACCGCCTGATCCGCCTCCTGATGCTGCTGCAGCGGCATCGCAGGGCGAAGGCGTCCTGGCTCGCCGAACGCCTCGAGGTGAGTGAGAGGACCGTGCTGCGCGACATGCAGGCGCTCTCCGCGTCTGGCGTCCCCGTGTTCACGGAGCAGGGGAGGGGTGGAGGATGTGTGCTGGTCGAGGGTTACACGACTCAGGCCTCCGGGTTGACCACAGGTGAGGCCCAGGCGCTGTTCGCCTGGGCGACCCGCGAGACCGCGACCGACCTCGGTCTCGGCGCCGACCTCGCCGGGGCCCTTGCGAAGATCGCGGCCACCGCCCCGAGCGATGCCGTTGCCGGAGCGGAGGCCATGGCAGACGTCGTCGCCGCCGATCGCCGCTCCTGGTACGGGGCGAAGGAGACGCTCACGGCGCTCCCGGCGTTGCGGCAGGCTCTGGCGGCCCACCGCCGGCTCCGGATTCGCTACACCTCCGCCGAGTCGGCAGCGCCCCGTGCCAGGACGCTCGACCCGATCGGGCTCGTCGACAATGCCGGGCGCTGGTACCTGGTCGCCGAGCACCGGGGGAGGGTCAGGACCTACCGCGTCTCGCGCGTCGCAGAGGTCGAGGTGCTGCGGCAGCGCGCCGAGCCGCACGAACGCCGTCCGGTGTTGGAGGTGTGGCGCGAGCTGCGAAGCGCCCTCGAGTCGCAGACTGGATCGACCGGGATCGAGGTCCTCGTCGACCCCGATGAGGCGCCCCGCCTTCGCAGGCTCCTGTCGATGCAGTTGGTCGCGGGCGGCGTCATCGTCGAGACGCAGGAGGGTGACGGGCGGCTCAGGTGGCGCCTGCCTGTGCGGCAGACCGATGTGATCGCCGCCATGGCCGTCCTTGCTGCACCCTCGCTGACCCTCGTCGAGCCCGCCTGGCTCAGGGGCGACGTCGTGGCCGCGGCGGAGCGCGCCACGCGGCACTACTCGTGA
- a CDS encoding TIGR03086 family metal-binding protein: MSGFDPRPLLGKALDQMGELITTTDDSQRDLPTPCADYTVSQLIDHIQAVVRRIGAVLSGQPFWSVPQSIESTDWPADWAEGRAATDAVLADDAILTREVQVPWGQSDGAAAAASYIGELAVHAWDLAAATGRSERLDPELAAAALPAYRAKVPAEPRGGDIPFGPVVEIGDDAGPYEKVVAWTGRDPQFAA; this comes from the coding sequence ATGTCCGGTTTCGACCCCCGCCCCCTGCTCGGCAAGGCCCTCGACCAGATGGGAGAGCTCATCACGACCACCGACGACTCCCAGCGCGACCTGCCGACACCCTGCGCCGACTACACGGTCAGCCAGCTCATCGATCACATCCAGGCCGTCGTGCGGCGCATCGGCGCCGTGCTGTCCGGCCAGCCCTTCTGGTCGGTCCCCCAGTCGATCGAGAGCACAGACTGGCCCGCCGACTGGGCCGAAGGAAGGGCGGCCACCGACGCCGTGCTCGCCGACGACGCGATCCTCACGCGCGAGGTCCAGGTCCCATGGGGCCAGTCGGACGGGGCGGCGGCGGCCGCCTCCTACATCGGCGAGCTCGCCGTGCACGCCTGGGACCTCGCCGCCGCGACGGGGAGGTCGGAGCGACTCGATCCCGAGCTGGCGGCAGCGGCACTGCCCGCCTACCGGGCGAAGGTGCCCGCCGAACCACGCGGGGGTGACATCCCGTTCGGACCGGTGGTCGAGATCGGGGACGACGCCGGGCCGTACGAGAAGGTGGTCGCATGGACAGGCCGCGACCCGCAGTTCGCGGCCTGA
- a CDS encoding helix-turn-helix domain-containing protein, whose translation MPVDDPHRVVCQLDELLAERGMTLTALAEAVGVSQVNLSVLKNQRAKAIRFSTLTALCDVLGCQPGDLFTVARP comes from the coding sequence ATGCCTGTCGACGATCCGCACCGCGTCGTCTGCCAGCTCGACGAGCTCCTGGCGGAGCGGGGCATGACGTTGACGGCTCTCGCGGAGGCCGTCGGGGTGAGCCAGGTCAACCTGTCCGTGCTCAAGAACCAGAGGGCGAAGGCCATCCGGTTCAGCACCCTCACCGCGCTGTGCGACGTGCTCGGCTGCCAGCCGGGCGACCTGTTCACCGTCGCCCGGCCCTGA
- a CDS encoding DUF2975 domain-containing protein — translation MSLPGNHVESGVPDVDVTEVFARFEAGVGLRLASLLPGLVVVAVGLCVVWCVYGLVADFAAPFVERSLTRLRLLGWVLLFGPLVYMVVDGFVTAALMRAAFDDDGLFYLESGVAMVFVGIGLVVTLVAEAYARGVKLEGDVEGLI, via the coding sequence GTGAGCCTGCCGGGCAACCACGTGGAGTCCGGGGTCCCGGACGTCGACGTCACTGAGGTCTTTGCGCGGTTCGAGGCCGGGGTGGGGCTCCGGCTGGCCTCGCTGTTGCCCGGACTCGTCGTCGTCGCGGTGGGACTGTGCGTCGTGTGGTGCGTCTACGGCCTCGTCGCGGATTTTGCCGCTCCGTTCGTCGAGCGCAGCCTGACCAGGCTGAGGCTCCTGGGGTGGGTGCTGCTGTTCGGCCCGCTGGTGTACATGGTGGTGGATGGATTCGTGACCGCGGCCCTCATGCGTGCCGCCTTCGATGACGACGGCCTCTTCTATCTGGAGAGCGGCGTGGCGATGGTGTTCGTCGGCATCGGGCTGGTGGTGACCCTTGTCGCCGAGGCCTACGCCAGGGGTGTGAAGCTCGAGGGCGACGTCGAAGGGCTGATCTGA